In Musa acuminata AAA Group cultivar baxijiao chromosome BXJ3-11, Cavendish_Baxijiao_AAA, whole genome shotgun sequence, one DNA window encodes the following:
- the LOC135653066 gene encoding uncharacterized protein LOC135653066 — protein MALILEALVEISRKPNFADVAVELAMFAAPLWIAVLAGLLLGWAWRPGWAAGLVRALNPESAPPPQPSCSAGPDSSVATAPTKADGDRSEKLAVTEEDLEHLCRLVEVTDGGPVWHKMMDKSLPNMRYLAWRRDPETGPPQYRSSTVYEDATPEILRDFFWDDEFRIKNGWDDMLLQHTTLKECPTTGTMVVQWVRKFPFFCSDREYIIGRRIWESGRTYYCITKGIPCLDVPRRNKPRRVDLYYSSWCIRPAESKRDGQMTACEVLLFHHEDMGIPWEIAKLGVRQGMWGCVKKIEPGLRAYQAARRTNEPPSRFVFMAQINSKIDAEQLRSFEISNDASAEIVEAEKQNLACSIPKILLVGGAVAMAYTLDHGLLTKAVIFGVVRRFAKIGKRL, from the exons ATGGCTCTGATTCTGGAAGCTCTGGTTGAAATCTCGCGGAAGCCCAACTTCGCGGACGTCGCCGTGGAGCTCGCGATGTTCGCCGCCCCCCTCTGGATCGCCGTCCTCGCCGGGCTGCTTCTTGGATGGGCGTGGCGGCCAGGCTGGGCTGCCGGGCTGGTTCGCGCGTTGAATCCCGAGTCCGCGCCTCCCCCTCAGCCGTCGTGTTCTGCTGGCCCCGACTCGTCCGTGGCGACGGCGCCGACGAAGGCGGACGGTGATAG GAGCGAGAAGCTGGCGGTCACCGAGGAAGACTTGGAGCACCTGTGTCGGCTGGTGGAGGTGACGGATGGGGGCCCGGTGTGGCACAAGATGATGGACAAGTCCTTGCCCAACATGAGGTATCTAGCGTGGCGGAGAGATCCTGAG ACGGGTCCGCCGCAGTACCGTAGCAGCACTGTATACGAGGACGCAACACCGGAAATTCTGAGGGATTTCTTCTGGGATGACGAGTTCCGGATCAAGAATGGTTGGGATGATATGCTCCTCCAGCACACCACACTGAAGGAGTGCCCAACGACAGGGACGATGGTGGTTCAATGGGTTCGCAAG TTTCCTTTCTTTTGTAGCGATAGGGAGTATATCATTGGACGCCGCATATGGGAATCAGGAAGGACTTACTACTGCATAACAAAG GGAATCCCATGCTTGGATGTACCTAGGCGCAACAAACCAAGACGCGTTGACTTGTATTATTCGAGCTGGTGCATTCGTCCAG CTGAATCAAAAAGAGATGGTCAGATGACTGCCTGCGAGGTTCTTCTGTTTCACCATGAGGATATGGGCATTCCATGGGAAATTGCAAAGCTGGGAGTTCGGCAGGGTATGTGGGGCTGTGTCAAGAAGATCGAACCTGGCCTGCGAGCCTACCAAGCTGCCAGGAGGACCAACGAACCACCATCGCGGTTTGTTTTCATGGCACAGATCAACTCCAAGATTGATGCCGAGCAGTTGAGATCATTTGAGATCAGCAACGATGCATCAGCTGAGATTGTGGAAGCAGAGAAACAGAACTTGGCCTGTAGCATACCCAAGATCCTTCTGGTTGGTGGTGCTGTAGCCATGGCCTACACCCTTGACCATGGCCTGTTGACAAAGGCTGTCATTTTTGGAGTTGTGAGAAGGTTTGCCAAGATTGGGAAAAGATTGTGA
- the LOC135585741 gene encoding uncharacterized protein LOC135585741 yields the protein MKGGISPAPGDYAYFKSQVPLHKISIGNKQWRYYDFGPKAVPPLICIPGIAGTADVYYKQIKSLSMKGYRVISVDLPRVWNHHEWVHSFEKFLDTLSIYHVHIYGTSLGGFLALVFAQHRPRRVKSLVLSNAFLETHKFAAAMPWSPVVNWTPSFLLKRYILSGIRDGPHEPFIADSVDFVVGQVETLSRDDLSSRLKLNANVASVGPLLVSDSFITIMDTNDYCAVPQQLKDQVSERFPGARRAILKTGGDFPFLSRPDEVNLYLQLHLRWVGVEAQPDKVLRIPGDDGDNGRSNYESRGGEHFDDLPGPANIGGSNSAHQPESSGPSRDSDGSPQPEPSGPTDHTSNERLSSKEIGNMTVLDTFPSLIQASVVLAMLQHLVTEPCITWKPVLNV from the exons ATGAAGGGTGGCATCTCGCCGGCCCCGGGGGATTACGCCTACTTCAAGTCGCAAGTCCCGCTCCACAAGATCTCC ATTGGAAATAAACAATGGAGGTACTATGACTTTGGTCCAAAGGCTGTGCCTCCTCTCATTTGTATTCCTGGAATTGCAGGCACTGCAGATGTCTATTACAAacagatcaagtccctctcaatgAAG GGCTACCGAGTAATTTCTGTTGATTTACCACGTGTCTGGAATCACCATGAGTGGGTTCATTCATTTGAGAAATTCTTGGATACACTCAGTATATATCAT GTACACATCTATGGAACATCGCTTGGTGGGTTCCTTGCATTAGTGTTTGCTCAACACCGACCAAGGCGGGTTAAGTCATTGGTTCTTTCAAATGCATTTTTGGAGACACACAAGTTTGCTGCTGCCATGCCATGGTCTCCAGT TGTTAACTGGACACCTTCATTTTTGCTGAAGCGGTACATCTTATCAGGAATTCGTGATGGTCCACATGAACCATTCATTGCCGACTCAGTGGACTTTGTTGTTGGGCAG GTAGAAACATTGTCAAGGGATGATCTATCGTCAAGGTTAAAGTTGAATGCTAACGTTGCATCAGTTGGTCCTCTTTTGGTCTCAGATTCCTTCATCACTATTATGGAT ACGAATGACTACTGTGCTGTTCCGCAACAGCTGAAAGATCAAGTGAGTGAAAGATTTCCTGGAGCCAGACGTGCCATCCTGAAAACAGGTGGTGATTTCCCCTTTCTTTCTCGTCCAGATGAGGTCAACCTGTACCTTCAG CTTCATCTAAGATGGGTTGGTGTCGAGGCACAGCCAGACAAGGTTCTAAGAATTCCAGGAGATGACGGTGATAATGGAAGGTCCAATTATGAGAGCAGAGGTGGAGAGCATTTTGACGATCTGCCAGGACCTGCAAATATTGGGGGCAGCAATAGTGCGCATCAGCCTGAATCTTCGGGACCCAGCCGAGACAGCGATGGTTCTCCTCAGCCTGAACCTTCAGGGCCGACTGATCATACCTCAAATGAAAGGTTGAGCAGTAAAGAAATTGGAAACATGACAGTACTTGATACATTTCCTTCTCTCATCCAAGCATCGGTTGTCCTCGCAATGCTGCAGCACCTCGTGACTGAACCCTGTATTACTTGGAAACCGGTACTCAATGTTTAG
- the LOC103970094 gene encoding LRR receptor-like serine/threonine-protein kinase GSO2 encodes MSSLLPSLGFLCHLLSFPPRKRRKQALPRLDSFSLHPLLRERPPAQRGLPLAAMGSASPRSHGLLFSLLLLLLLSFVVHQRSVRGSDELRALMELKVSLDPENRLLTSWTSEGEPCRGDFEGVACDESGKVANISLQGRGLSGSIAPVVAELEGLTGLYLHFNKISGVIPREIGNLSRLSDLYLNVNNLSGSIPEEIGNMGGLQVLQLSNNKLSGSVPPKLALLKNLNMLALQSNHLNGAIPATLGDLTELTWLDVSFNQLFGSIPVKLSQLPQLTVLDVQSNLLSGNVPSELKKLGGNFKYGNNTDLCGTGFTDLRACTSADLLNASRPEPFSAGLAPQDIPQSVNISADCSATHCSSSSKSTNVVIVVATTIVVFGVMVCGLMAFLWFRLRKQKIGGLFEVSNGLLSADPTKFSYRAASPLISLEYSSHWDPMTDERSGGINGLSQEVSQIYRFNLEEVECATQYFSEVNLLGKKSSFAATYKGILRDGTQIAVKRINKTSCKSEEAEFLKGLRTLTLLRHENLAGLRGFCYSRARGECFLIYDFVANGSLSEYLDVKGDGIHKVLDWPMRVSIIKGIAKGIEYLHGDRANKPSLLHQNLSAAKVLIDHQFNPLLSGSGLHKLLADDVVFSSLKTSAAMGYMAPEYATVGRFSEKSDVYAFGVIVFQILTGNTRTSHLRPEAESGKLEDLIDENLQGNYSKPEAATLVGIALLCTSEVPSQRPTMEAVLQEMSSGSNCCCRQI; translated from the exons ATGTCTTCTTTACTCCCCTCCCTTGGCTTTCTCTGCCACCTTCTTTCCTTCCCAccgagaaaaagaagaaagcaagCCCTCCCACGCCTTGATTCCTTTTCCCTTCATCCTCTTCTCCGAGAGCGCCCCCCGGCCCAGAGAGGTCTTCCCCTTGCTGCAATGGGCTCAGCTTCACCCCGCAGCCATGgccttctcttctccctcctcctcctcctcctcctctccttcgtCGTCCACCAGAGGTCAGTGCGTGGGAGTGATGAGCTGAGAGCTCTCATGGAGTTGAAGGTCTCTTTGGACCCGGAGAACAGGCTCCTCACCTCGTGGACCAGCGAGGGGGAGCCCTGCCGAGGTGACTTCGAGGGGGTGGCCTGCGACGAGAGCGGGAAGGTGGCCAACATCTCTCTCCAGGGGAGGGGGCTCTCGGGCTCCATCGCTCCGGTGGTGGCGGAGCTCGAGGGCCTCACGGGGCTCTACCTTCATTTCAACAAGATCTCCGGGGTGATTCCGAGAGAGATCGGGAACCTGTCTCGGCTGAGTGATCTCTATCTCAACGTCAATAACCTCTCAGGCAGCATCCCGGAGGAGATTGGCAACATGGGTGGCCTCCAAG TCCTCCAGCTTTCTAATAACAAGCTGTCTGGGAGCGTACCCCCCAAGCTGGCGCTTCTGAAGAATCTCAACATGCTCGCCCTGCAATCAAATCACCTAAATGGAGCAATACCTGCGACCTTGGGAGATTTAACCGAGTTGACATGGTTGGATGTGAGCTTCAACCAGCTTTTCGGTTCAATCCCCGTCAAGCTATCTCAGCTTCCTCAGCTGACGGTATTAGATGTTCAAAGCAACTTGCTTTCCGGCAACGTGCCTTCAG AACTCAAGAAATTGGGCGGAAACTTCAAATATGGGAACAACACTGATCTGTGTGGAACTGGATTCACCGATCTGAGGGCTTGCACTTCTGCTGACCTCCTCAATGCGAGCAGACCTGAACCATTTAGCGCCGGCCTGGCACCTCAGGACATTCCACAATCTGTTAATATCTCTGCAGATTGCAGTGCAACCCACTGCTCCAGCTCTTCCAAGTCCACCAACGTAGTGATCGTCGTCGCGACCACCATAGTTGTCTTTGGAGTTATGGTTTGTGGACTAATGGCCTTCCTCTGGTTCCGGCTCCGGAAGCAAAAGATTGGTGGTCTGTTTGAGGTCTCAAACGGTCTGCTTAGCGCTGATCCGACCAAGTTCTCCTATCGAGCTGCTTCTCCACTGATTAGCCTCGAGTACTCCAGCCACTGGGATCCTATGACCGATGAGAGGAGCGGCGGCATCAATGGGCTCTCTCAGGAGGTGTCTCAGATCTACAGGTTCAATCTGGAGGAGGTGGAGTGCGCGACTCAGTACTTTTCGGAGGTCAACTTGCTCGGGAAGAAGAGTAGCTTTGCAGCCACATACAAGGGGATACTGCGAGATGGAACCCAGATTGCAGTCAAGAGAATCAACAAGACCAGTTGCAAGTCGGAGGAAGCTGAGTTCCTGAAGGGGCTGAGGACACTGACGTTGCTGAGGCATGAGAATCTTGCTGGATTGAGGGGCTTCTGCTACTCGAGAGCGAGAGGGGAATGCTTCCTTATTTATGATTTCGTTGCTAATGGGAGCCTGTCGGAGTATCTGGATGTGAAGGGAGATGGGATTCACAAGGTTCTCGACTGGCCTATGAGAGTCTCTATCATCAAAGGCATTGCCAAAG GCATCGAGTATTTGCACGGCGACAGAGCAAACAAGCCATCTCTGCTCCACCAAAACTTATCAGCAGCCAAGGTTCTCATCGACCATCAATTCAACCCTTTGCTCTCTGGCTCTGGCCTGCACAAGTTACTGGCAGACGACGTGGTGTTCTCGTCCCTCAAAACAAGTGCTGCCATGGGTTACATGGCTCCCGAGTACGCCACCGTCGGCCGGTTCTCGGAGAAGAGTGATGTGTATGCCTTCGGGGTCATCGTGTTCCAAATCCTCACCGGCAACACGAGGACGTCTCACTTGAGACCGGAAGCTGAGTCTGGTAAACTCGAAGACCTCATCGATGAGAACCTCCAGGGCAACTACTCTAAGCCGGAGGCAGCTACATTAGTAGGCATTGCATTGCTCTGCACTAGCGAGGTCCCGAGTCAAAGGCCTACGATGGAGGCAGTGCTTCAAGAGATGAGCAGCGGCAGCAACTGCTGTTGCAGACAGATCTAA